From a region of the Leucoraja erinacea ecotype New England chromosome 6, Leri_hhj_1, whole genome shotgun sequence genome:
- the LOC129697876 gene encoding mitochondrial uncoupling protein 2-like, translating to MVGFKPTDVPPTATVKFIGAGTAACIADLFTFPLDTAKVRLQIQGESKSAAEMTNLKYRGVFGTMATMVKNEGPRSLYSGLVAGLQRQMSFASVRIGLYDSVKQFYTKGSEHVSIGSRLLAGSTTGAMAVAFAQPTDVVKVRFQAQANLSGPNRRYNGTIEAYKTIAKEEGLRGLWKGTLPNIARNAIVNCTELVTYDLIKDLLLKNGLLTDNLPCHFSSAIGAGFCTTVIASPVDVVKTRYMNSAPGRYNSALNCAVTMFTKEGGTAFYKGFMPSFLRLGSWNIVMFITYEQLKRALMVVKLSRESSL from the exons ATGGTTGGATTCAAGCCCACAGACGTTCCTCCCACCGCCACGGTGAAATTCATCGGTGCTGGAACAGCTGCCTGCATAGCTGACCTGTTCACCTTCCCTTTGGACACTGCTAAAGTCAGATTACAG ATTCAAGGGGAATCGAAGTCTGCTGCAGAGATGACTAACTTAAAGTATAGAGGTGTCTTTGGCACCATGGCCACAATGGTTAAGAACGAGGGACCAAGAAGCCTCTATAGTGGTCTGGTGGCTGGTCTCCAACGTCAGATGAGCTTTGCTTCCGTACGCATTGGACTCTACGATTCTGTGAAACAATTCTACACCAAAGGATCTGAAC ATGTTAGCATTGGCAGCCGACTACTTGCTGGCTCCACCACAGGAGCCATGGCTGTGGCGTTTGCCCAACCAACCGATGTGGTGAAAGTAAGGTTTCAGGCACAAGCAAATCTATCCGGTCCAAACAGAAGATACAATGGCACAATTGAAGCCTACAAAACCATCGCCAAGGAGGAAGGTTTACGGGGCCTATGGAAAG GCACTCTACCAAATATTGCTCGTAATGCCATCGTGAACTGCACAGAGCTTGTGACTTACGATCTGATCAAAGATCTGTTGCTCAAGAATGGTCTCTTGACTG ATAACCTTCCATGTCATTTCTCTTCTGCTATTGGTGCTGGATTCTGCACAACTGTTATAGCTTCGCCTGTTGATGTAGTGAAGACAAGATACATGAACTCTGCCCCTGGCCGATACAACAGTGCCTTAAACTGTGCAGTCACCATGTTTACAAAAGAAGGAGGTACAGCTTTCTACAAAGG GTTTATGCCATCATTTCTACGCTTGGGATCATGGAACATCGTGATGTTCATTACCTATGAACAGCTGAAACGAGCTTTGATGGTTGTTAAACTCTCCCGAGAATCTTCTCTGTAA